The genomic DNA GAGCTGGTCGCCCGCATCCGTGCCGTACTGCGGCGGCGCGGTGAGCCCGAGGAGGTCGCTCCGGCCGCCCTGGAGGCCGGCCCCGTCCGCATGGACGTGGACCGGCACGTGGTGACCGTGGGCGGCACCAAGGTCGACCTGCCGCTCAAGGAGTTCGACCTGCTGGAGATGCTGCTGCGCAACGCGGGCCGGGTGCTGACCCGCATGCAGCTGATCGACCGGGTCTGGGGTGCCGACTACGTCGGTGACACCAAGACCCTCGATGTCCACGTCAAGCGGCTGCGCGCCAAGATCGAGCCCGACCCGGGCGCGCCGCGGTACCTGGTGACGGTGCGCGGACTGGGCTACAAGTTCGAGCCGTAGGCCGGCCCACCGGCCGCCCGACCGCGGCGGCCCACCGGACACGGCGAAGGGCGGGACCTCACGGAGAGGTCCCGCCCTTCGGTCGTACGCCGGTGCGTCCGTACGGTGCGTCCGTACGGTGCTCAGTGGCCGGCTTCGGTGCCCGCGCCGGTCTCGGTGCCGGTGCCGGTCCCCGTGCCGGTCCCGTCCGTGTCGCCGGTGGCCCCACCGGTGGACTCGTCCGTCCCGGGGGCCGTCTCGCCGTCCGCCGGGGTGCCCGAGGTCTCACCGTCGGCCGGTTCGCCCGAGGTCTCCGCGGAGGCCTCCCCGGAGGGCTGCGCGGAGGCGCCCGGGGCCGCCGGGGTCTCGCTCGGGCCCCACTCGGCGAAGAAGCTCTCGGCGGGGACGACGAACGCGCGCAGGCTCACGGCGCCGGTCTCGCTGAAGTTGAAGGTGATCTTCTGCGCGTTGCCGTCCTGGACCGCCTCGCGGCTGCTGGGCAGGACCGCCGCGGCGTTGTCCTTGCCGCCGAGGATCAGGCGGCCGCCGGCCGGGACGGTCAGGTCGCCCTTCTCGCCCTTGGCGGGCTTCAGCTCGGCGGACTTGTCGGTACCGGCCACGGTGACGGACTCGAGGGTCTGGTCCTTGTCACTGCTGTTGAACAGGGTGGCGGAGACCACGGCCGGGCCGGTCGACTCCAGGTCGGGCTGGGTGATGACGACCGCGTTCTGGACCTTGATGTCGCCCACGGACGTCGCAGCGTTGTCCGGCTTGATCTCCAGCGTCTGGGCGTTGTGACCGGCGCCGCACGCGGCGAGCGAGGCGATCGAGAACGCGATGGCGGCGGCGGCGAGGGCACCGCGTCGAAGGCTGCTGCTCACGGCGGCGGCAACTCCTTGGACTCGAGCGGGGTGGCGGCAACGGATAAAGCCGCCCTAAGTGGCTGTCAGCGGCCTCAGGCTACCGAGCCGTTGTTGAGCCGCCGCACCCGACCCTCCCCGAAGACATCCGGCTTCGCTCGGCAGGCGGTAGCCGCCGGGGGCGGCACGGGCGCCGTCCCCGCACGGTCGGGGCGCCGGCAGGCGTTGTTCCGTTGGGCCCTTTAGCGGCTCGTACTCGTCCGACATTCAGCTATGAAGCCCTGCGCCATACAGGTCGGGATCGGTACGCGAAATTTCCGTGAAGGAATGCGCGGGCGGCCAGGAAATTGATCACCGCGGGACGGTCGGGGGCGCGTCGTGATCAATTCCGGATTCGTCCGGAACCCTGCCGCGGCCTCCGAACGGAGTAGCGGAAGTCGCACGCACGGAACCGGACATATCGGGATCTTCGGGCGGGTGGCGAGGGCTCCGGATGTGTGTGACGTGCGTGTTTCGACCGGCCTGGAGAGCGGCTCCGACCTGCGAATACGTTCTTCCGCTCGCCCGGCGCAGCACGTTCCTGTTGCTGTTGTCAAGCCCCGAGATATGCCCTGACCTGCGAAAACGCCATTCAGAAGACGCCGTTTCCGTGTTACCCTGGATAGCCACGGAAGGGGTACCTGTCACATGACGTTCAAGGTTGGCGACACCGTGGTCTATCCCCATCACGGGGCCGCGCTGATCGAGGCTATCGAAACTCGCCAGATCAAAGGCGTGGACAAGACCTACTTGGTGCTGAAGGTCGCCCAGGGCGACCTGACGGTACGTGTGCCAGCGGACAATGCGGAGTTCGTCGGCGTGCGTGATGTGGTCGGTCAGGACGGGCTGGACCGGGTCTTCGAAGTACTGCGCGCGCCGTACGCCGAGGAGCCCACGAACTGGTCGCGTCGTTACAAGGCAAACCTGGAGAAGCTCGCCTCCGGCGACGTCATCAAGGTCGCGGAAGTCGTGCGCGACCTGTGGCGCCGCGAGCGCGAGCGTGGACTCTCCGCAGGTGAGAAGCGCATGCTCGCCAAGGCCCGCCAGATC from Streptomyces sp. CB09001 includes the following:
- a CDS encoding response regulator transcription factor; amino-acid sequence: MTRVLVVEDEESFSDALSYMLRKEGFEVAIATTGPDGLDEFERNGADLVLLDLMLPGLPGTEVCRQLRGRSNVPVIMVTAKDSEIDKVVGLEIGADDYVTKPFSSRELVARIRAVLRRRGEPEEVAPAALEAGPVRMDVDRHVVTVGGTKVDLPLKEFDLLEMLLRNAGRVLTRMQLIDRVWGADYVGDTKTLDVHVKRLRAKIEPDPGAPRYLVTVRGLGYKFEP
- a CDS encoding CarD family transcriptional regulator, giving the protein MTFKVGDTVVYPHHGAALIEAIETRQIKGVDKTYLVLKVAQGDLTVRVPADNAEFVGVRDVVGQDGLDRVFEVLRAPYAEEPTNWSRRYKANLEKLASGDVIKVAEVVRDLWRRERERGLSAGEKRMLAKARQILVSELALAENTNEDKAEALLDEVLAS
- a CDS encoding DUF461 domain-containing protein encodes the protein MSSSLRRGALAAAAIAFSIASLAACGAGHNAQTLEIKPDNAATSVGDIKVQNAVVITQPDLESTGPAVVSATLFNSSDKDQTLESVTVAGTDKSAELKPAKGEKGDLTVPAGGRLILGGKDNAAAVLPSSREAVQDGNAQKITFNFSETGAVSLRAFVVPAESFFAEWGPSETPAAPGASAQPSGEASAETSGEPADGETSGTPADGETAPGTDESTGGATGDTDGTGTGTGTGTETGAGTEAGH